A single genomic interval of Chitinophaga sp. 180180018-3 harbors:
- the coaBC gene encoding bifunctional phosphopantothenoylcysteine decarboxylase/phosphopantothenate--cysteine ligase CoaBC produces MDNTNKMLQGKKILLGVSGSIAAYKAATLTRLLVKAGAEVKVIMTQAAAGFITPLTLATLSKNEVPLEISDHSSWNNHVMLGRWADVMLIAPASANTLAKMALGLCDNLLLAVYLSATCPVVFAAAMDEDMWHHPATRSNVEKLLSYGHRQIPVASGELASGLFGEGRMAEPEQIVEWLEHFLLEKAPQSRPLQGQRAIVTAGPTIEHIDPVRYISNHSSGKMGIAIAEALANAGAAVELMLGPTSQQTTHPGITTTRIQTAQEMFEQVTARYPHADIVVAAAAVADYRPANIADRKIKKGEAQLHIDLEKTPDILRSLGENKAEGQFLVGFSLETNNEREYALKKLHDKHLDLIVMNSLADAGAGFNYDTNKVTLFDKSGNERSLPLKSKQAVAQDIVSAIIELKHA; encoded by the coding sequence ATGGACAACACTAACAAGATGCTTCAGGGAAAAAAGATCCTGCTGGGTGTTTCCGGCAGTATCGCTGCATACAAAGCTGCCACGCTGACCCGCCTGCTGGTAAAAGCCGGTGCGGAGGTAAAAGTGATCATGACCCAGGCAGCTGCCGGCTTCATTACTCCCCTGACCCTGGCTACCCTTTCCAAAAATGAGGTGCCCCTGGAGATCAGTGATCATAGCAGCTGGAATAACCATGTGATGCTGGGCCGATGGGCCGACGTGATGCTGATTGCCCCGGCTTCGGCCAACACTCTCGCTAAAATGGCCCTGGGTCTTTGCGATAATCTCCTGCTGGCAGTGTACCTTTCTGCCACCTGTCCGGTTGTATTTGCCGCTGCGATGGATGAAGACATGTGGCATCATCCTGCCACCCGCAGTAATGTGGAAAAGCTTCTTTCCTATGGTCACCGGCAGATACCCGTTGCTTCCGGGGAACTGGCCAGCGGCCTGTTCGGAGAAGGCCGGATGGCAGAACCTGAACAGATCGTGGAATGGCTGGAACACTTCCTCCTGGAAAAAGCGCCGCAATCCCGCCCGCTTCAGGGACAGCGCGCTATCGTTACCGCCGGGCCAACCATCGAGCATATTGATCCTGTTCGTTATATCAGCAATCATTCCAGCGGAAAAATGGGAATCGCTATTGCTGAAGCCCTCGCCAATGCCGGCGCCGCCGTGGAGCTGATGCTGGGCCCTACTTCGCAGCAGACCACTCACCCGGGAATTACGACTACCCGTATACAAACCGCCCAGGAAATGTTTGAGCAGGTAACTGCCCGCTATCCACATGCGGATATTGTGGTGGCCGCCGCTGCTGTGGCGGATTACCGCCCGGCGAATATTGCCGACAGGAAAATAAAGAAGGGCGAAGCCCAGCTGCATATCGATCTGGAGAAGACGCCGGATATCCTGCGCTCACTGGGTGAGAACAAAGCAGAGGGGCAGTTTCTTGTTGGATTCTCCCTGGAGACTAATAACGAAAGGGAATATGCGCTGAAAAAACTGCACGATAAGCACCTGGACCTGATTGTAATGAACTCCCTGGCGGATGCCGGCGCGGGATTCAACTATGATACCAATAAAGTAACCCTGTTTGATAAAAGCGGGAATGAACGCAGCCTGCCGCTGAAATCCAAACAGGCGGTCGCTCAGGATATTGTTTCCGCCATAATTGAATTGAAACATGCATAA
- a CDS encoding DUF4835 family protein, whose amino-acid sequence MHNRFPFILLLCAALLLSCSGIVRAQEIRANVSVVAAQVQGVDKKIFTTLQNSVREFLNNRHWSADAFTPAERIECNFLLNVTGLAGADAYRATLTIQATRPVYNSSYVTSLLNLQDNNIIFRYVEFQQLEFADSRVVGNDPMVSNLTAILAYYVNIILGLDYDSFSPRGGDLYFKKAMNIVNNAPDGKDITGWKAFEGNRNRYWLQDNLLNAKFLQFHDVMYQYHRQGLDAMYDDANKGRAAILNCLNMLYSIHQDIPNSMLLQAFFSAKHEELLKLFSRATPPEKSRAAELLSQMDVPNAQKYQQMKSL is encoded by the coding sequence ATGCATAATCGCTTCCCGTTTATCCTGCTGCTGTGTGCAGCCCTTCTGTTAAGTTGCAGTGGCATTGTCCGCGCCCAGGAAATCAGAGCCAATGTGTCGGTAGTTGCTGCACAGGTACAGGGTGTTGACAAGAAAATATTCACCACACTGCAGAACTCTGTCCGCGAATTCCTGAACAACCGCCACTGGTCGGCCGACGCCTTTACCCCTGCTGAAAGGATCGAATGTAATTTCCTGCTGAATGTAACAGGTTTGGCCGGAGCCGATGCTTACAGGGCTACGCTCACCATACAGGCCACCAGACCGGTATATAACAGTAGTTATGTTACCAGCCTGCTCAATCTCCAGGATAACAATATCATATTCCGTTATGTGGAATTTCAGCAATTGGAGTTCGCCGACAGCCGGGTGGTGGGAAACGATCCCATGGTCTCCAATCTGACAGCTATCCTGGCGTATTATGTGAACATCATACTTGGCCTGGATTATGATTCATTTTCTCCCCGCGGAGGTGATCTGTATTTCAAAAAGGCGATGAACATCGTGAATAATGCGCCCGACGGAAAGGATATCACCGGCTGGAAAGCGTTTGAAGGAAACCGTAACCGCTACTGGCTGCAGGATAACCTGCTGAATGCCAAATTCCTGCAGTTCCATGATGTCATGTATCAATACCACCGCCAGGGGCTAGATGCAATGTATGATGATGCGAACAAAGGCCGGGCTGCCATATTGAACTGCCTGAACATGCTGTATTCCATACACCAGGATATTCCCAACTCCATGCTTCTGCAGGCTTTTTTCAGCGCAAAGCATGAAGAGTTATTGAAATTGTTCTCCCGGGCTACACCTCCCGAGAAAAGCAGGGCCGCGGAGCTGTTGTCGCAGATGGATGTTCCGAATGCCCAGAAATACCAACAGATGAAGAGTCTTTAG
- a CDS encoding DUF4296 domain-containing protein, protein MLFIRKYIPVVLLSMMLFACGDGDKIPGQYLSREEMKDLLRDMAIADSYGNEQQMQTGFLPNSDSLRQQRIKVYYKQILDLHKVGVKQFMDSYRYYEGHPSRLKEVLQMVQSDLAVRKQKLGEPVDVSLPVRYRVKTIFPYADSVLLLPKVDTTRPFVKRSH, encoded by the coding sequence ATGTTATTTATCAGAAAATATATCCCCGTGGTTTTGTTATCGATGATGTTGTTTGCCTGTGGCGACGGGGACAAGATACCGGGTCAGTATTTATCGCGGGAGGAAATGAAGGACCTTCTGAGAGATATGGCTATTGCCGATTCCTATGGCAATGAGCAGCAGATGCAGACCGGTTTTCTGCCTAATTCAGATTCGCTGAGGCAGCAGCGGATAAAAGTTTATTATAAGCAGATATTGGACCTCCATAAGGTCGGCGTGAAACAGTTTATGGACAGCTACCGGTATTACGAAGGGCATCCTTCCCGCCTGAAAGAAGTGCTGCAGATGGTGCAGAGCGACCTGGCTGTCAGGAAGCAAAAACTGGGAGAGCCTGTTGATGTAAGTTTGCCGGTACGTTATCGTGTCAAAACAATTTTTCCGTATGCAGACAGTGTATTACTGCTGCCCAAGGTCGATACAACCCGGCCTTTCGTGAAGCGCAGCCACTAA